In Camelus bactrianus isolate YW-2024 breed Bactrian camel chromosome 28, ASM4877302v1, whole genome shotgun sequence, the DNA window acagtTAACACCCTAATAGCAGAATCTATGTTTGATTTATCCTGTCACTATGGTAACtacttacacatttaatacttattaagtaAATAtacaaaggggatagacctaATCTTCTTCTTGGCCCTgaaattcttactacccctcctataaaaGCAGGAGCCTCTTCTGTAagacagagtgtaaatgtatctcctgagaaggattctccaacaagggctgtctttacagagtgcttttagataagatgttttatgggacatttcaataaaaggatcaagtacctaagcttcccagtatggtgggagttgtgatgggcatgggaggatgctcacttgggaggatgagatgttaaagacacaAACAGTGTAAAGGATAGGGCAAGATGAAGGGTgattgggaaacaggaccacagagatgtgacatctacttcccactgtcatctaagtgatacctacttgaaagaaacatttctacagttaaattctataatgggggattatttaaatgaagcacacatatactcaatgaatagattacataatttttagagattcagagtgcattagcgttatcagagtactttttacatcaataactagtatttataaattcctgtgtgctaataaataagtatttggaattatttccatttcgCTTTTAGGCctactacagcttaacctattcactgcactgatacagagtaatttttctaatgaataaatatgataatgtacaaccttgttaaagattctttaatttccccaacaccagatttatgaacatttaggcctatgtgtcaggccaaatttcttaccagctttttcaccaacaccttacatttaggttatattgcattacccagaggtcgggaaatgttctttcacacatccacatctttattaggtcctgtgtcctctgaggagaaaccttctcaccactttcacatccttccattttacagcctaaccactaatccttctgtaaacaccttctaatgctttccaacctcaccagctaccccagggtTTTAGCTTCACTCTTCTGTAATtgtcctccactgtatatagtatccaatattcaagtgaagtatgagtcctcatttacaggtctgtggcTTTTCTAGATtacaaagtatttggattcagtaacgtccttttatcactgttgctgctagaattcatttcataggatgtgatacatagtaaccacacaataaatacttaatgaatgaatgaatgaatagccaaggcaatcttcacagccaaggtTTTCCCATCCCAGCCCACTATTCTTTCTGTTATATCagagactctgccccatgaaacaatagaccctgcacattttaacaaatgtgtacaattattaggaactattattagaacagagactagcactactgATCTCAGAGTTATGTCACATAAGTAGTGTATTAAAGCTTgttctgatttgttatttatacaaatcagctatgtctgtcacaagtttaaatattagtaatttagaaaacaaaagttattgactaatctactcatcagaaaacattatgacagatctctttacatacctcttttgtcagtttatataccaactggaaaagaaggggtgtacagtcaactctgagagtgtaattgcctgcaaaataaatgagagtattttaatacctccaaatggacttcaaacctatatttaattctaactttattttctaattataaacaagatataacagatttcaaattgaaggcatcattcctggagaatttaaaatagggtggaccctagagattatcatattaagtgaagtatgtcagaaaaaggcaaatatcaaattatatcacttttatgtggaatgtaaacaaaaaatgataaaaaatgaacttatttacaagccagaaatagactcacagacatagaaaagaaactatggttacccaaagggaaagggggaagggaagaaatatgttaggagtttgggattaacatatatacattattatatataaaacagataaacaaccaggacctactgtatagcacagggaattatattcagtatcttataataaactacaatggaaaagaatctaaaaacaatgtatatgtatatgtatatgtatataactgaataactttgctgtacacctaaactaatattacaaatcaaatatacttcagtaaaaacaaataaataaaattttagaatagacagatatgtagatagatagacaaacagacagacagtctggctaaaactaaaacacaaggtggaaataactcttcaggagccagagatGCTGCAGCACACACTCAGGATAGAAGACTGCAGAGGCGGACTCTGCTGGTAAGGCCGCAGCTCCTACAGTAACAGTAAGCATCATTGCCAATTACAGCAGCAGCACTTAGGGGcctttggcaaaggaagtggtaaggccataatgttcatttttttaaccatttgttcaattcaatatcaagactTTAGACTATAGCAtgtcagtaactaacatgtgtccggtgacacttacctagaaataaccataatatgatgaaagcgtacagatgcacatgccacatgtcagggtcaaaaggaagtctgtagtgggtgcttaTTTCAAAGTCgttccaatacatacaggaagtatttctgtatgaaatattttagcccaacttttaaaaatagctccacaggaagaatgtgaaaagtactaaagttttaagtagtaatccaagatCGGCAAATGGtaaatatacaaaagaaattaggatcaatagcttagttatgaatcatattgattcaCTTGAATCATAATAAttttctctctggtaaaatggagaaatggaagtattattgaggcatctcatagaaagaggataatcttaatttatgagttggagttgatagacttaaatactggtatattatttaatgacaatctgaaataaaatttaccttctgtgtatgagtctgcattgaCATATGCAACCcctctctcctggagtgttttcacattctcctgtagttgaagTAAAGTGGTCACTTAACTCACAGTGtttacaattgtggaaatacaagcaaaacaaacaaattaattcagtaaaagagtggtctgcagataccattataaatcaaatgcctatgcctttgaccataattttaagaaaatgctatcaACTggttgataatattaatgcaattaaaacaagaaagaaaaatattatgatGCTGTAGCCACTGCTCATAGCAACAgcagggagacccagaggaaaactgtcctgatcccctgcaccataatatgaagggggaaggcttggagatgctcagcctcaccctggatctactggatgagaactgctcaaagtaaggcctggaaatctgtatttttaaaaggtgtccctggcagTCCTTACAGACATTAAGTATGAGATCCCTTGATgttggggatccaagtaactttacaatattaaaagtgaggaagttggaaatttgatttatccagaatttttttaaagagaagatattgatgaagaaaaagaaaaaaaaaggaggggaagatagagaaaaaactagagggagagaagagtggctattaggacaaagacaagacatttctctctcacacacacgtgcacacatgcacacacattctagaaaaatacagcagaagaagactaatgTCATCACACACAGATGGGAATATGCAGAGAGAAcacttttattctctctttctctctctctctctagcttgctaccttataagagcagttacagtaaaaaaaaatttaaagctgtgagtggtcatcccacaaatgaggattctcacctctgcacttggccacatgggatagatgacagctgattctgctgcagagtttccattatgacagagctacagtagaaataaagaaGATTCCTTAACTGTATGTAAAGaaggtaaatgtgctgctgaatatgatcaagaagctagCAGAAAAcgggaaacaatattcaaattgtcttttaattcacatgaatttaaattaattcaagGCATATTATCTTATATCTTGGATTTACTTTATCTGTATTTTAAGGtgcttaaattatagaaagacacatgtattgctatatacatgtattcacaagaaattacatatttctaaaagtaaattaCCTTAATGAATAAGAACTGATTCATCTAAATAACTGTATTATGAAATGTatgttcataacaccaacataattataagactttgcaatataaatggaatcaactgtgatacaagtaactgtgattttattcccttaattatttgattcatattattgttttaaagtatgaggaaatgagtcagaaggaaagcattttaaaaactggacacAATAGCAAGGAAGTTATGACATTCTTTaaatcaattctataaaatttggactcataaatgatgaacaaaacagaagttGGTCAAAGGAAAGCGCTTTTTGGtacacctgcctttaaaaaaatacacaagcttaccttgaacatgtaagaacttagagttactggacagagatccgaagggaagaagatgaaagaagggggcctatgagagacactttaaaataaaacattaagagccagtgacaaatgaaaattaatcataattgaattaaaaataaatccttgaaatttttagagtaattcaatttacaaaatcattgtattatacttcccaatcaggcacttttgtaaatggtaaaatatacgtaTGGTTAAAATTTAGTATGGAATCCACAAAGGAGGgactataatcagagtatagtcatcttaaaagagcatgttgttttcctagatagaacaaatccaaggaaactgtaaaaacttgaaaattaatgccaaggatctaGATCAGCTTTTTCTataagctaattcacttgtcagaagcagcttcctaggtttgactatttcctgagcttacagattttacttatcacaaaacaaatacaaatagaaactaaaatattttaacaataatgaaaaaactgGTTTGTGCTCagtaattaagaggttgttctgttttgccaaactgatgtaaaagcaaaaacaaactctatttcttaaattttcttgagtatttatccaaattaaaaccacatcaggtaatggaacacatctgtgattaccctgagatacatgttgaccaagaagataagaagttttctgtcttagttacctcagcccatctgtggaacccagaagtccaaatttttctgcatcccagctggcaaaaatggtagttcttctcggtctccagcctgtaatcattgttaacatacatggttaagtacatctgcctaaaaacaaaggaaaattcactgagtcactgtcatcacttgccaaggaaacatttacctctactaatcagttttccaaaattctggacaacttcttaCAAATGGCAGTTCCACTGGTTAGGTCAATACCTCCAAATACCCAGGAGCCCTGATGATCTCCTAGAATAACACACCTGTCTGGAAAGGAaagcattcaaaagaatgacaacttagaatgtattataaagagcagtaattta includes these proteins:
- the LOC141575487 gene encoding putative N-acetylated-alpha-linked acidic dipeptidase isoform X2; this encodes MFKLCHNGNSAAESAVIYPMWPSAEENVKTLQERGVAYVNADSYTEGNYTLRVDCTPLLFQLVYKLTKEWRNQTSFIWRNAVDC